One window from the genome of Eucalyptus grandis isolate ANBG69807.140 chromosome 7, ASM1654582v1, whole genome shotgun sequence encodes:
- the LOC108955720 gene encoding disease resistance protein RUN1-like, with amino-acid sequence MLIGPIHSSHVCWCLLMRLSIITKLSMSFLLDRHEGELVKKVIENVLSKLRQDFQLDVTKHLVGIGDHVNRIMKWVDTPTTDARMIGIYGMGGIGKTTLAKVIYNQLSNDFVHRSFLADIRETARHNNIAYLQKQLIKDILQIEPSNVDEGISRIKSGFKGKKVLILLDDIDHKDQLNALARERNWFMAGSIIIVTTRYEAILDQSKFNVHKYDLNELDQEHALLLFNRHAFYMDHSSKDFEGLSRDIVSTMGGLPLALKVVGSYLYKKTNRKVWEDVRKQLKNQPHRDVQKILRISYDALEDGHQQIFLDIVCFFIGIDDGEVARFAMYMWEDCGFYPNQGIEELKLRCLIKIGDDGEFMVHDQLRDLGRSIFCQGQPLEKCSGPWDDNYEGVPRVVRHPERRPWFHDFLGAASSGDSKFSEVRWLEWGNPGNDASLSTINLHLPKLSVLDLWGRVKRIGKESQRIGKDGIHSWRQSSLKFSTFEVVLI; translated from the exons ATGTTAATTGGTCCCATCCATTCTTCACATGTCTGTTGGTGCCTTTTGATGAGATTAAGTATAATCACGAAATTATCAATGAGCTTTTTGTTGGACAGGCATGAAGGAGAACTAGTGAAAAAAGTTATCGAAAATGTTCTGAGCAAATTGCGACAAGATTTTCAGCTTGATGTTACTAAGCACTTAGTTGGAATTGGTGATCATGTGAATAGAATCATGAAATGGGTAGACACTCCTACCACTGATGCTCGAATGATTGGAATATATGGCATGGGTGGGATTGGAAAAACGACTCTTGCCAAGGTAATCTATAACCAGCTGTCGAATGACTTTGTGCATCGTAGCTTCCTTGCAGATATTCGAGAAACAGCTCGCCACAATAATATTGCTTATTTACAAAAGCAACTAATTAAGGATATTCTGCAAATCGAACCTTCAAATGTTGATGAAGGAATTAGTAGGATAAAATCTggattcaaaggaaaaaaagttctCATTCTTCTAGATGATATAGATCACAAGGATCAATTAAATGCTTTGGCTAGAGAACGTAATTGGTTTATGGCGGGAAGTATTATTATTGTTACAACCAGATATGAAGCCATTCTTGATCAATCTAAATTCAATGTACACAAGTATGATTTGAATGAATTGGATCAAGAGcatgctttgcttttgtttaaTAGACATGCATTTTACATGGACCATTCTTCGAAGGACTTTGAGGGTCTATCTCGTGATATTGTATCCACCATGGGTGGGCTTCCCTTGGCACTTAAGGTCGTAGGTTCATACTTGTATAAAAAAACGAATCGAAAAGTATGGGAAGATgtgcggaagcaattaaaaaacCAACCACATAGAGACGTCCAAAAAATATTGCGAATAAGCTATGATGCATTAGAAGATGGACATCAGcagatttttctcgatattgtttgtttctttattgGCATAGATGACGGTGAAGTTGCACGATTCGCCATGTACATGTGGGAGGATTGTGGGTTTTATCCAAATCAAGGAATTGAAGAGTTGAAGTTGAGGTGCTTAATTAAAATTGGAGATGATGGTGAATTTATGGTGCATGATcaattgagagatcttggaaggagcATTTTTTGCCAAGGACAACCGCTTGAGAAATGTAGTGGACCATGGGACGACAACTATGAGGGAGTCCCAAGAGTAGTAAGACATCCAGAG AGACGCCCCTGGTTCCACGACTTTTTGGGGGCAGCTTCTAGCGGAGATTCCAAGTTTTCTGAAGTGAGATGGCTTGAGTGGGGCAATCCTGGAAACGATGCGTCTCTTTCGACAATCAACttgcatttgccaaaattatCGGTGCTGGACTTATGGGGGAGGGTGAAGAGGATTGGGAAGGAATCACAGAGAATTGGGAAGGATGGAATTCATTCATG GCGTCAAAGCAGCTTAAAGTTCTCAACCTTCGAGGTTGTCCTAATTTAA
- the LOC120296207 gene encoding uncharacterized protein At1g76070-like — translation MRRFASSQNVLANFDWTAQVAPVDATEQRNCYFDDKDRDKEERDDDDGDEVVIPFSSPILVGGVESKAKKEVNLWKRRTMLTLNHFACDIPIILQM, via the coding sequence ATGAGGAGGTTCGCCAGCAGCCAGAACGTGCTGGCGAACTTCGACTGGACGGCGCAGGTGGCGCCGGTGGATGCAACGGAGCAGAGGAACTGTTACTTTGACGACAAAGACAGAGACAAAGAAGAGCGAGatgacgacgacggcgacgaagTGGTGATTCCATTTTCGTCCCCCATTTTGGTAGGTGGAGTGGAGTCGAAGGCGAAGAAGGAAGTGAATCTGTGGAAGAGAAGGACAATGCTCACCCTCAACCACTTCGCTTGCGACATCCCCATTATTCTGCAAATGTAA